From Desulfonatronum thiosulfatophilum:
TTTGGAGAATGTGGCCCGACTTGCAGCGGAATTCGCCGCGGCTTTCAGCGCTTCCGACTGGGGGCGGACCGCCGGTTTATTACACGACTCGGGCAAAGCGACAGCGGAGTTCATTGCACGACTGGAGGGGCGACCTCTCCGGGTCAACCATTCCATTTTCGGAGCACGCCTGAGCGCGGAGCAATGCGGGCGGCTCGGGCTTTTGCTGTCCTACATCGTAGCCGGTCACCACGGCGGCTTGCCGGATGGGGGAATGCAGGAAGGCCAGCTCCATTTTCGCCTGAAGCAGGAACGCCTTCCGGATTACGTCGAAGTCTTGCCCGTTGTCGCCTGTCCAGCCGACCTGAAGCCGCCGTTCACTTTATCCCGCGACCAGGTCGGTTTCACCTTGTCCTTCTTCACCCGCATGCTCTTTTCCTGCCTCACGGACGCGGATTTCCTGGACACGGAAGCCTTTTGCTCGCCGGAAAAGGCTGGGTTGCGCAATGTAATGGTGCACTCGAAGATTCAGGCTCAAGCCGCCCAGCTTCCGGCCTTGCAAACCGACCTGAACAAGCATCTGGATCACCTGCTGCGCAAGGCCGATTCCACTCCAGTGAACATCCTGCGTCGCGGCATCTTGGAGGATTGCCGTAGCGTGGCTGCGTCCCAACCGGGCTTTTTCTCCCTGACCGTGCCAACGGGTGGCGGGAAGACCTTGTCCTCTTTGGCCTTTGCCCTGGACCACGCAGTGCCCCATGGACTGCGCCGGATTATCTACGCCATCCCCTTCACGTCCATCATTGAGCAGAACGCCAAGGTGTTCAGCGACATTCTTGGACGGGCCAACGTGCTGGAGCATCATTGCAACTACCGGGACAAGGATGCCCCGGAAGACCGGGAATACGACATCCGGCGCGGCCTGGTCGCCGAGAATTGGGATGCTCCGGTGGTGGTCACCACCAACGTCCAGTTCTTCGAGTCCTTATTCAGCAACAAGCCTTCGCGCTGCCGCAAGCTGCACAACATCGCCCGGAGCGTGATCATCCTTGACGAGGCCCAAGCCATTCCCACCGAATACCTGGAACCCTGCCTGGCGGCGCTACGCGAACTGGTGGACCGTTACGATTGCACTGTGGTGCTGTGCACGGCCACCCAGCCAGCCTTGGACGATCCCAAACTGCGCACTGCCTTGCGCGACGTGCGGGAAATCATTGTCCAACCGGACCAACTCTATGAACAACTCAAGCGCACCCATGTCCGGTTCGTCGGCAAGCTGTCCAACGCGGAACTGGCCACGCGATTGGACGAACATGAGCAGGTGCTGTGCATCGCGAGCACCAAGCCCCAGGCCAAGACGGTCTTTGAACAACTGGCCAACAGGGATGGCGCGTTTCACCTCTCCACCAACATGACCCCGATCCACCGTCGGCATGTGCTGGCCGTGATCCGTGGGCGTCTTCAGGACAGTTTGCCTTGCAGGGTGATTTCCACGTCATTGATCGAGGCTGGCGTGGATGTCGATTTTCCCGTGGTCTACCGGGCCATGGCAGGGATGGACTCCATTGCCCAGGCCGCCGGAAGGTGCAACCGGGAAGGCAGGCTGATCGAAGGCGGTAAGGTCGTTGTTTTTGAACCTGAACAGCCACCTAAAATGCCGTGGCTGCAACGTTGCGCCTCCCGGGCCGCCGAGACCTTGCGCACCATGCCGGATGCCGATCCGCTTGGCCTGGAAGTCATGCGCAGGTACTTCGAGTTGCTCTACGATGTTCAGGATTTGGACGGCAAACAGATTCTAAAACGCCTGAACGCTCCCATCGACAAAGAGCTGATCCTCCCATTCAAGAAGGTGGCCCGGGATTTCCGTTTTATTGATGACGAAGGCACGGCACTGATCATTCCTTTGCGGCCCGCAGCAAACAATCTCGGTCTTAAAGAATCCGAGGATGCTCAACTGTTGATCCGGGAGTTGCGGCACACCGAGTTTCCTCGCTCCACTTTGCGCAAACTGCAACAGTATTCTGTGACCGTCCGTTCTAAAGATCTGACTCGGCTACACACGGCAGGTGCCGTAGATATGATCCATGACCAGTACCCTGTTCTGCGCAACTTGGCTGCCTACGATAGGAGCGTCGGTTTGCGTGTGGATGGGGGAGATGTTTGGGAGCCGTCGTCTCTGATCCTTTAACATTTAATTTCAAGAAAAATTTTTCTTGCCAAGAAAATCATTCTTGAGATAAGGAGTTGCAAAAAAATGCAAGGAGGTGAACCAGCGTCGACCATCAATGGTTCGTGGATTGAAACTTGAAGTTAAACGTTCGTATCATTAGTTTTCCGGCCGCGAGGCGTAAACCTCGCGGCCAACGTTCAGGAGGACACCATGGCATTCGGCATCAAGCTGCGGGTTTGGGGAGACTATGCTTGCTGGACCAGACCCGAAATCAAAGTCGAAAGAGTTTCTTACGACGTGATGACCCCATCCGCGGCCCGGGGCATCCTGGAGGCCATCCACTGGAAACCGGCCATCCGCTGGGTGGTGGACAAAATTCATGTGCTCAAACCCATCGTTTTCGACAACGTTCGCCGCAACGAGGTCAGTTCCAAGATTCCCAAACCCAATCCGGTCACGGCCATGCGAGACAAGAAACCGCTGTATTTCCTGGTGGACGACGGCAACAACCGCCAGCAACGCGCCGCAACGCTCTTGCGTCATGTGGACTACGTTATCGAAGCCCATTTCGTGCTCACGGACCAGGCCGGACCAGAAGACAACGAAGGCAAGCACCTGGATATTTTCAACCGTCGGGCCAGAACCGGACAGTCCTTCCACCAACCATGCCTGGGCTGCCGTGAGTTCCCAGCCTCTTTTGAGCTGGTCGAAGGCAAGGTGCCGGCGTCTTTCTATGTCGGTCAGACCAGGGAACTGGGCTACATGCTCCTGGACATCGACTTTTCAAAGGGCATGACGCCGCTGTTTTTCAAGGCCGAAATGAAGGACGGTATCATCGAGCCGCCTCCGCCCTGGTCAGCGGAGGTGCGGGCATGATTCTGCAAGCATTGCATAGCTACTACGAAAGGATGATCACCGATCCCGACTCGGGCATGCCGCCCTACGGCACAAGCATCGAAAACATTTCCTTTGCCCTGGTCCTGGACAAGGAAGGTAAGCTCCGTGGCGTGGAGGATCTGCGAGAAACGGACGACAAAAAGCGCTTTCCCCGCAAAATGGCTGTTCCGGCAGCAGTGACCAGGACTTCGGGGGTTAAGGCGAACTTTCTCTGGGATAAGGCCGCTTATGTGTTGGGCGCGGACAAAAATGAAATTAAAACCAATGCCCCCCGGTTTGCCGCCTTCAAGGAACTGCTTCACGAGATTGGCGCTGACGTCGCCGATCCTGGTTTTGCTGCGGTCCGAGGCTTCATGGAAAGTTGGGAGCCGGACGAGGCTGAGACGATCATCAATGCCTATACCCCCTGGGAGGAAGTCGCCGGGGCCAATCTCGTCTTTCGGCTGGAAGGAGTGAGGGGATTTATTCACGACCGTCCTTGGTTGCAGAATGTATGGCGCACTCATTGCGCCAAGGTGGATGAAGCCCCCAAGGTCCAGTGTCTCATCACAGGCGAACAAGATGTCCCATTGGCCCGAGTGCATACGCCTATCAAAGGAGTCATAGGCGGGCAGACTTCCGGCGGGTACATCGTTTCCTTCAATGCTTCGGCGTTCGTCTCCTACGGGCGGGACAAAGCCGATGTGGGCGAAACATCTGCCTTTGCCTACACCACGGCCCTCAATGCCCTACTGACCAGAGGCAGCCGCCAGAAAGTCACCATCGGCGACATGACCATCGTGTTCTGGGCAGAACGCTCAAGTCCCGCGGAGGACTTTTTGGCGGACCTGTTTGACCCCGCGCCGGTGGACAAATCGCCCCAATCACAGATTGATCATCACACAACGATCAAGATTCACGATCTGCTCCAGGCCATCCGCTCTGGACGACGTGCCGTGGACATCGTGCCGAATCTGGATGAATCCGTAAGCTTTTACCTGCTGGCACTTGCACCCAATGCCTCCCGGCTGTCCATTCGTTTCTGGGAAACCAGCACCGTGGGCGGATTGTTGCAAAAGGTGGGCAAGCATTTCCAGCAAATGGAAATCATCCGGCAATTCGACTCCGATCCGGAATTTCCGCCACTGTGGCGACTGCTCCGTCAGACCGCCCCGCTGGGTAAGAGCGAAAACATCTCGCCTGTTCTGGCTGGAGGCATGGCCAAGGCTATGCTGACAGGCTCGTTGTATCCGCAAAGCCTGCTGCCCACCGTGCTTGGCCGCATCCGTGCCGAGCATCAGGTGACGTTTTTCAGAGCTGCTTTGATCAAGGCGTTTTTGATCCGCAACAAACAATGGGAGGTTCCCGTGTCATTCGATCCCACTCGAACTGATCGTCCGTATTTGCTGGGCAGACTGTTCGCCATACTGGAAAAAGCTCAGGAGGAGGCTATCCCCGGAACCAGTGCGACAATCAAGGACCGTTACCTCGGTTCGGCCTCGGCCAATCCCGGGCAGATATTTCACATGCTGCTCAAAAATGCGGCCAACCACACGGCCAAGCTGCGCAAGGATCCAGAGAAAAAAGGCTTGGCATTCAGTTATGATAAAATGATTCAGGACATCATCGAATCCTTTGATGATTTTCCGGCCACCATGTCCTCCGAGGAACAGGGGCTGTTCATGATCGGCTACTACCATCAGCGCAAGGACCTCTTCACCAAGAAAAACAAGGAGACACAGTCATGACCGCCATTACCAACCGCCATGAATTCGTCCTCATCTTTGATGTGGTCAACGGAAATCCCAACGGGGACCCTGACGCTGGAAACATGCCCCGCATCGACCCAGAGACCGGACATGGGCTGGTCACGGATGTCTGCCTCAAGCGTAAGATCCGCAATCATGTGGCCTTGGCCAAGGAAGGGGCCGAAGGCTTCAAAATATACATCCAGGAAAAAGCCGTGCTGAACAGGACCCATGAGCAGGCATACATCGCTCATGACCTCAAGTTCGAAGCCAAGAAACTTCCCAAAAAGGTTGAAGACGCCCTGAAAGTTACGGGTTGGATGTGCGCCAACTTCTATGACATCCGGACCTTCGGCGCGGTCATGACCACGGATATCAACTGCGGACAGGTTCGCGGACCGGTGCAACTGGCCTTTGCCAAAAGCGTGGAGCCCATCGTGCCCCAGGAGGTCAGCATCACCCGCATGGCCGTGACCAATGAAAAGGATTTGGAGAAGGAGCGGACCATGGGCCGCAAGCATATCGTGCCCTACGGATTGTACGTGGTCCACGGTTTCGTC
This genomic window contains:
- a CDS encoding CRISPR-associated helicase/endonuclease Cas3 gives rise to the protein MNYYAHSTPNPDKSDWQLLDDHLENVARLAAEFAAAFSASDWGRTAGLLHDSGKATAEFIARLEGRPLRVNHSIFGARLSAEQCGRLGLLLSYIVAGHHGGLPDGGMQEGQLHFRLKQERLPDYVEVLPVVACPADLKPPFTLSRDQVGFTLSFFTRMLFSCLTDADFLDTEAFCSPEKAGLRNVMVHSKIQAQAAQLPALQTDLNKHLDHLLRKADSTPVNILRRGILEDCRSVAASQPGFFSLTVPTGGGKTLSSLAFALDHAVPHGLRRIIYAIPFTSIIEQNAKVFSDILGRANVLEHHCNYRDKDAPEDREYDIRRGLVAENWDAPVVVTTNVQFFESLFSNKPSRCRKLHNIARSVIILDEAQAIPTEYLEPCLAALRELVDRYDCTVVLCTATQPALDDPKLRTALRDVREIIVQPDQLYEQLKRTHVRFVGKLSNAELATRLDEHEQVLCIASTKPQAKTVFEQLANRDGAFHLSTNMTPIHRRHVLAVIRGRLQDSLPCRVISTSLIEAGVDVDFPVVYRAMAGMDSIAQAAGRCNREGRLIEGGKVVVFEPEQPPKMPWLQRCASRAAETLRTMPDADPLGLEVMRRYFELLYDVQDLDGKQILKRLNAPIDKELILPFKKVARDFRFIDDEGTALIIPLRPAANNLGLKESEDAQLLIRELRHTEFPRSTLRKLQQYSVTVRSKDLTRLHTAGAVDMIHDQYPVLRNLAAYDRSVGLRVDGGDVWEPSSLIL
- the cas5c gene encoding type I-C CRISPR-associated protein Cas5c, producing MAFGIKLRVWGDYACWTRPEIKVERVSYDVMTPSAARGILEAIHWKPAIRWVVDKIHVLKPIVFDNVRRNEVSSKIPKPNPVTAMRDKKPLYFLVDDGNNRQQRAATLLRHVDYVIEAHFVLTDQAGPEDNEGKHLDIFNRRARTGQSFHQPCLGCREFPASFELVEGKVPASFYVGQTRELGYMLLDIDFSKGMTPLFFKAEMKDGIIEPPPPWSAEVRA
- the cas8c gene encoding type I-C CRISPR-associated protein Cas8c/Csd1 encodes the protein MILQALHSYYERMITDPDSGMPPYGTSIENISFALVLDKEGKLRGVEDLRETDDKKRFPRKMAVPAAVTRTSGVKANFLWDKAAYVLGADKNEIKTNAPRFAAFKELLHEIGADVADPGFAAVRGFMESWEPDEAETIINAYTPWEEVAGANLVFRLEGVRGFIHDRPWLQNVWRTHCAKVDEAPKVQCLITGEQDVPLARVHTPIKGVIGGQTSGGYIVSFNASAFVSYGRDKADVGETSAFAYTTALNALLTRGSRQKVTIGDMTIVFWAERSSPAEDFLADLFDPAPVDKSPQSQIDHHTTIKIHDLLQAIRSGRRAVDIVPNLDESVSFYLLALAPNASRLSIRFWETSTVGGLLQKVGKHFQQMEIIRQFDSDPEFPPLWRLLRQTAPLGKSENISPVLAGGMAKAMLTGSLYPQSLLPTVLGRIRAEHQVTFFRAALIKAFLIRNKQWEVPVSFDPTRTDRPYLLGRLFAILEKAQEEAIPGTSATIKDRYLGSASANPGQIFHMLLKNAANHTAKLRKDPEKKGLAFSYDKMIQDIIESFDDFPATMSSEEQGLFMIGYYHQRKDLFTKKNKETQS
- the cas7c gene encoding type I-C CRISPR-associated protein Cas7/Csd2, which produces MTAITNRHEFVLIFDVVNGNPNGDPDAGNMPRIDPETGHGLVTDVCLKRKIRNHVALAKEGAEGFKIYIQEKAVLNRTHEQAYIAHDLKFEAKKLPKKVEDALKVTGWMCANFYDIRTFGAVMTTDINCGQVRGPVQLAFAKSVEPIVPQEVSITRMAVTNEKDLEKERTMGRKHIVPYGLYVVHGFVSAPLAEKTGFSNADLDLLWDALVNMFEHDRSAARGLMSSRKLFVFKHQNKLGNAPAHKLFDLVQIKRRDDSTGPARSFKDYAVTVGQSPAEVELLELL